The Podospora pseudopauciseta strain CBS 411.78 chromosome 2 map unlocalized CBS411.78m_2, whole genome shotgun sequence genome has a window encoding:
- the FMO1 gene encoding monooxygenase (COG:Q; EggNog:ENOG503NWM1), translated as MGFETVLGQTPFGIHRIAIIGAGPCGLAAAKYLVAQKVFEKIDIYEQQSEVGGVWKYSAKPAENRRVPQVNPECPPDPPLEPGDGNDDKGPVFPSPMYKLLHTNIPRGLMPFTDFPFSDDLLIFPSRDDVQDYLVQYSQDIRHLISFSTEVKDVRLRTDAKGKDQWDVDVLSLRTGELTTATYDAVVVASGHYSIIYIPDMKGISEFNSTHPDIISHSKYYRTPEPFRNKKVIVVGNAASGLDIASQISQVSQQPLLLSVRTPTPAANLEWTGAEEVPEIEEFLVADRAVRLKEGRVEKDIDAIVFATGYLYSFPFLTSLQPPLVTDGRRVRGLYKHLFHIEHPTLVFPGLPIKVVPFPVSQSQAATFSRVWANLLPLPSVDDMKRWEDEEAEKKGSKYHVWPVGADSEYINSVYDWITEAGIPGKEPPRWDEEQCWQRTIHMKAKLRFELEGRKAKTLKELGFDYEPEQKDDSGPLLL; from the coding sequence ATGGGCTTCGAAACAGTATTAGGCCAAACGCCATTCGGTATTCACAGAATCGCAATCATCGGCGCTGGCCCATGCGGTCTTGCTGCGGCCAAGTATTTGGTGGCTCAAAAAGTCTTTGAAAAGATCGATATCTATGAGCAGCAATCAGAAGTTGGAGGCGTCTGGAAGTATAGCGCAAAGCCGGCGGAGAACCGTCGTGTGCCCCAAGTGAACCCCGAATGCCCGCCAGACCCCCCTTTGGAGCCTGGAGATGGCAATGACGATAAGGGACCAGTTTTTCCCTCGCCCATGTACAAACTACTTCACACAAACATTCCACGAGGTTTAATGCCTTTTACGGACTTTCCTTTCTCAGATGatctcctcatcttcccctcTCGCGATGACGTACAGGACTATCTGGTTCAGTACTCCCAGGACATAAGGCACCTCATCAGTTTCTCTACCGAGGTCAAAGATGTTCGTCTGAGAACAGATGCCAAGGGAAAGGATCAGTGGGACGTGGATGTGTTATCGCTACGAACGGGCGAGCTTACGACCGCAACATatgatgctgttgttgtcgcATCTGGTCATTATTCTATCATTTATATCCCCGACATGAAGGGGATATCCGAGTTCAACAGCACACACCCCGATATAATTTCTCACTCCAAATACTACCGCACTCCCGAACCATTCAGGAACAAAAAGGTCATCGTGGTGGGCAACGCTGCCTCGGGCTTGGATATTGCCTCGCAAATCAGCCAAGTCTCGCAACAACCATTACTCTTATCGGTGCGgacaccaaccccagcgGCCAACCTTGAATGGACCGGGGCCGAGGAAGTCCCAGAAATTGAAGAGTTTCTCGTGGCAGACAGAGCTGTCCGATTAAAAGAGGGCAGGGTTGAGAAGGATATTGATGCCATCGTCTTCGCAACGGGCTACCTCtactccttcccctttctcACCTCACTACAACCACCGTTGGTGACGGATGGGCGTCGAGTCAGGGGGCTCTATAAACATCTCTTTCACATTGAACACCCAACATTGGTGTTCCCAGGACTGCCTATAAAGGTGGTACCATTCCCCGTCTCACAAAGCCAAGCAGCCACCTTCTCACGGGTGTGGGCGAACCTGCTGCCCTTACCATCAGTGGATGATATGAAACGttgggaggacgaggaagctGAAAAGAAAGGTTCCAAGTATCACGTCTGGCCAGTGGGCGCGGATTCAGAGTACATCAACTCGGTCTATGACTGGATCACCGAAGCCGGCATTCCAGGCAAGGAGCCACCTCGATGGGACGAGGAGCAGTGCTGGCAGAGAACCATCCACATGAAGGCCAAATTAAGGTTTGAATTGGAGGGTCGCAAGGCAAAGACTCTCAAAGAGCTCGGTTTTGACTATGAGCCGGAGCAGAAAGATGACTCGGGGCCGTTGTTGCTTTGA
- a CDS encoding uncharacterized protein (EggNog:ENOG503NU3Z; COG:E) has protein sequence MASLSYRDDSRQGAGSLSDDDDKPLPLDFAHHYSDTTKSRNASKIKAIYKFFQIPGILNIAGGLPNAQFFPYDTLEAQAAKPERWSPSSGSSNPSAPNHITIPHDDSTQKDLLQKIDLATALQYGMAQGYPPLLGWIRQFTRDHLHPGVPYKGGPEVVLTCGSTDGFAKALNLFVTPWRTTDPISSRPGLLCETYVYTNITNQATPLGVQMVPVKTDESGMAVSGPGGLEDVLANWDSSKGKRPHLMYTVTLGHNPTGILLSVERKKEIYAICSKYDVIIIEDEPYWYLQFPEASSLEAESRGLPPPPRSSLSTVTTPSSGFPFLDSLTPSFTPLDTDGRVVRLDTFSKTVAPGCRLGWITAQPALIERFERITEATTQQPSGFVQALISKLLISPSPTPSPTPSFSLFSHRPPPSQPSGWQPSGFVTWLSGLRTRYQTRMARMCTILDSGSVLITTPPTRSHSWAVVKKVKLYDFSWPRAGMFIWLRMHFFSHPLFPVFKSALSTALMVWLTGGDYKVLVTTGAIFAANDEIKEREGWEYFRLCFAAEEEENVELAAERFVEGVKAFWEVRDHEVIKKLLEEVKSDDEVVGEQEGLVNLAGFMGC, from the exons ATGGCGTCGTTGTCTTATCGTGACGATAGCCGTCAAGGTGCTGGCAGTCTAAGTGACGACGATGATAAGCCACTGCCTCTCGATTTCGCCCACCACTACTCTGACACCACCAAAAGCCGGAATGCCAGTAAGATCAAGGCAATCTACAAGTTCTTTCAGATACCTGGCATTCTGAACATTGCTGGTG GTCTCCCCAATGCCCAGTTCTTCCCCTACGACACCTTGGAGGCACAGGCAGCCAAACCTGAGAGATGGTCTCCTTCCTCCGGGTCATCAAACCCTTCAGCACCTaaccacatcaccatcccccatGATGATTCCACTCAGAAGgacctcctccaaaagatCGACCTAGCCACCGCCCTGCAGTACGGCATGGCCCAAGGctacccccccctcctcggctGGATCAGACAGTTCACCCGcgaccacctccaccccggCGTCCCCTACAAAGGTGGCCCCGAAGTAGTCCTCACCTGCGGCTCAACTGACGGGTTTGCCAAagccctcaacctcttcgTCACCCCCTGGAGAACCACCGACCCCATCTCATCCCGTCCCGGCCTTCTCTGCGAAACCTACGTCtacaccaacatcaccaaccaagcCACCCCCCTCGGCGTCCAAATGGTGCCCGTCAAAACCGACGAATCCGGGATGGCAGTCTCTGGTCCGGGGGGTTTAGAAGACGTCCTCGCAAACTGGGACAGCAGCAAGGGGAAACGCCCTCACTTGATGTATACCGTCACCCTAGGCCACAACCCAACCGGTATCCTCCTCTCGGTCGAGCGCAAGAAGGAAATCTACGCCATCTGCAGCAAATATGACGTGATAATCATCGAAGATGAGCCCTACTGGTACCTCCAATTCCCCGAAGCGAGCTCTCTCGAGGCCGAATCCCGTGGCctgcctccccctcctcgctccTCCCTTTCCACAGTCACCACTCCATCCTCCggcttccccttcctcgacTCCCTAACCCCatccttcacccccctcgaCACCGACGGCCGTGTCGTCCGCCTAGACACCTTCTCAAAAACAGTAGCCCCAGGCTGCCGTCTGGGCTGGATAACCGCCCAACCTGCCCTCATCGAGCGATTCGAACGAATAACCGAAGCGAcaacccaacaaccctccGGCTTCGTCCAAGCTCTAATCTCCAAACTGTTgatctccccctctcccaccccctcccccaccccatccttctccctcttctcccaccgcccccccccctcccaaccgtCAGGCTGGCAACCGTCCGGCTTCGTAACCTGGCTCTCCGGCCTCCGCACCCGCTACCAGACCCGCATGGCAAGAATGTGCACCATCCTCGACTCCGGCTccgtcctcatcaccacccccccaacccgcTCCCACTCATGGGctgtggtgaagaaggtaAAGTTATACGACTTTTCGTGGCCGAGAGCGGGCATGTTCATCTGGTTGAGGATGCACTTCTTTTCACATCCTTTGTTCCCCGTTTTCAAGTCTGCCTTGTCAACCGCGTTGATGGTCTGGCTTACGGGGGGGGACTACAAGGTCTTGGTCACGACGGGGGCAATCTTCGCTGCGAATGACGAGATCAAGGAGAGGGAAGGGTGGGAGTACTTCAGGCTTTGTTttgctgccgaggaggaggagaatgtCGAGTTGGCTGCCGAGAggtttgtggagggggtgaaggcgttttgggaggtgagggatcATGAGGTTATCAAGaagctgctggaggaggtgaagagtGACGACGAGGTGGTCGGGGAGCaagaggggttggtgaatcTGGCTGGGTTCATGGGGTGTTAA